The following nucleotide sequence is from Synchiropus splendidus isolate RoL2022-P1 chromosome 1, RoL_Sspl_1.0, whole genome shotgun sequence.
CAGAAATGTGCTGACAACGTCCATAAGGATGAAGCTGTTCAGTCCCAGCCAAAATCGAGCCCAGTCATTTGGTAAAACTTCAGGTTGAAAGGTCTATAGAAGTCTCTGAGTCTGAGCAGAACCTCCGAGGGGATCTGAGGATGAGTCCTTCCCTTTGACTTCCCGAGGCAGCGAGGCCTGCTGCTGCCCTCCGGCTTCTTCAGGCAGGGGAAACCTTTGGTCTGGTTGAAGTAGAAGTGCTTGTCTGTCACAACACGTTTAAGTCCCAAGAAGTCCTGCACTCGTCCCATCTCACCAGCCGGGTCAGACACCAGGCGTTCACCACTGACAAACAGAAATCGTGAAAGTGGAAAGAAGCGCAGCCAATTCTCAAGGTGTTTGGCGTAGATGCCGATGCGAACGGCACTCCAGGAAGTGTCTATCAGGCCCGTGGTAGCATTGCGGAAGGCCAGGTTCTCGAAAGAAGGCAGACCTGGAGATTTGGACACAGTCTGGGTGTAGTCGGACACAGCCCGGGTCACGGGGTCTCGCACAACTACGATCAGTTTGGTGTTGCGACTCATGGAGTAGACACGCCGAGGGGCTTCTCTGGTGATGAAGTAACTGGGAGTCTTCTCCATCGTGATCTGACCTTCCAGGGTGCGTGGCATCAGGCTCCTGGATGCAGGAGGACAGAAACAGATGATTAATAACACAGAACTATTCAACTTTGTCAGATCATTTCAGATTTTCAAGAGAGGAAATCTGGCATCCATCTGGCCCAACACTAAACAGGGCATGATCGGGGGCATGCTGACAGTAATGGGTTTTCAGTCACCCCTAAAATGAAACCCTAAAATCTCATGCTTTCTGTTTATAAGAGCATGTCAAATTTGAATTTGTGGATCACAGGGTGCGGTTCCTCAACTGGCTACTGGGTGGATGGCATGGGTTTGGCATTTCCTCTTTATCCAATGTGAAACGGTTACAAAACACTGTTTAAATAAATTCCTAAAGATGGAAATATTACTTGTGCATAAATCTCATTTTAGCTGCCACCAAATCACTTCCCCCTTGTTTGCAGCCCAGCCTCACCAGGACTTGCCACTGGTGGTCCTGGGTGAATTGAGTTTTAGACCCCTGGTATATAAGGCCGTTTTGGCAGCGCAAGTTGTCTGCTTGAAAGGAAAGGTATTGGAAGTTAGTTTCAAGTCTGCTCCTGCACATTTATAAATTGTAGGTTTTGGGACTGTAAAAGTTGGGTGGTCCAATCTCTTGAATAACTTTGGTGGGACTGTGTTCTCTCATGAGTTAAATCCTGCGCACGTACGCACCCGATGTTTCCCTTTAAACAAATGTCCTTTGTTATTGAGAACTTAAATAACTCTCTTTCATGACACAAGTTTGGACACGATGGCCATGTTGTCACTACCTTGGATTTGCTGAGTATATTTTTGCCTGTCACTTGTTTCATTAAATCACAGACACTAGAGAATATGAATGCTGCACTAGCTGAAACAGATGTCAAGATAATGGGCATCACACCTCGTGTTTTCCTCTTTTATCATTAAGAGGTTTAAGGTTAAGCAGTGATTTGGACTTGAGTCAGCTGacatattaaattaaaatccagagagttattaaaaaaaaagaaattaatttccGTAGTGCTTAAGCTTCAGAAAAGCTTTGATGCTACTTCTGAGAAGTCGGGATAATTGATAACTAGGCTGCTAAGTTTACAATATTGTTAAAAGTCCTGTGTTAAACTCAAAGGCTTCCTCAACCATCGCTATAATTACAGAGCTGCACCAACAACCAGACAGAGATAAACGTCAACTGTTGGCTCAGTCACTGATGTCGAGTCTGTGCGTGGCTACTGTAAGAAAAACCACAAGGCTCTATTAACCCCTGGAAAAAAGTAATTTCCTTGTATTCGCTGACTTCCCTTTAACAGGCTCATAACTCCTGGGTCTCGCTTaattctgttgtttttctttttttttttgtctcagagGGTAGATATAAAAGACACATTAGTCAGTTCCTCTGAAGGATTTACTGAagtatttcattttactttctttgatttgaatccaaaatataaaaaatgaaccgTTCCGATGGGAAAAAGGATATTTTGTTAAGAGAGACATCCCTCTACTTGGTTCatcaaacacataaataaaataaatatgttaagTTTGATGCAAGCTAAGACGGAAATGGGAAACAAACATGCCTAAAAAGacactttaaaatgaataataaatcaatGTGAAGGTTATGTTGTATGGTCTCAACATTAAAAAGGTTTTCCTTAAGaaagttgaaagaaaaaaaaaacatatatataaagtGAATATGTAATCATTGAGATCCACTGCAGGTACTGACTGGATGTGagtatttttctgtttctgtgccAGTCAATTCGGAGTTCATCTCTTCCCCCTCATTGTGTATGAGGACGGAATATTAGGGTTCGTGTCTTAACTATTACCGTCTGCCCTGTGCTTCCAGTCTTGAGCCCAATTCAGCTAATTGTTTCCTGCCTTCGTCACTGCCAAAACACAAGAGCACTCCGACCAGCTCGGCCTCATGGGGCGACTGCATTAATGCCGTTTAAAGAATCTCCAGTTCTCCACTTCAATGTACTGTAATTACTATGATTTCTGACATGAAACTTGATGGAATTGGAAGCAAATGATAAACATACAGTACGTGATCTGGTTCATCTTAGCATGGTAAGAGCTTTCATATCGCTTTCCATATAAAGGTGTGTAAGCGAGAATTGTAAAATGAGCCGACCCTTTTTCCACTTCATCTGACCACAGTCACATTATTTATGACATAATcgtgagaagaaaagagaagctTTCAAAACGTAGGTAAGAATATTGCTTTTGCTCGGCTCTTCTTTAAGCATTAACAACTACAGTTCAAATGTGAATATAAGATGTGACTCATTTTCAGGCCAacatactttattttattattatttatgaacaAAATAGCAAAGACGGTAAAATAATTGAGGATATTAAAGAAGATGAATCCATGTCAGTTCATTTCCAGTATTCTCTCCCGTTATTTTTGCAACagtgaagtaaataaatatttatgtttcacaGACTGATTTCACATCTGGTCCGTCTGTGGTTTCACATTCTAGAAGAACTGGTCTGATTGCTACCACAGTCCTCCCCGGTTTAAGACACATTACGATCATTATGATGCTCTTGAGTCTCCACAACACACTTCCCATAATACAAAAGGTTATAACCCGTGAGTCTTGGCAAAGGGGAGCTCCTCTCCTTTCCGACTTGATTGTCAGCATTATCAGTGTAGTTCTGGTCTTGCGCTGGCTTCTGGGactcctttcttcctcctctacTTAGATGACTCAGAGGCCGAGCTAAGTTCAACAAGCCTCCACCAGAGCGCCCTAATAACATGCCAGATCACTGttgtatataaaataacagACCAGAATTCCACTATTCCTCTTATATGTTTACATGAAATGCCACCATAATACTACAGTagaatgtggttaaaaaaagGTTCCATGTTGGAAACAAATGTCTTCCCAATTTATGCATGAAGGATTTTTCAGAATTGTTAAGAGAGCAATTCTTGAAAGTTGGTGAGATTTAACTTTTGGGGACTTTATACAAGCTAATGTGAAGTATTAGGCTGGCACTTTATTTGAGCATTAGTGTCAcagaaggttgctggttcctCATATTTCTCACAAAACTTTTCCATCAGTGGTGTTGTggattccaaaacaaaaacttcaCCACATATTTTCTAATTCATTTCCTGTCAGTTATATAAtaagacaacacaaaaaaagaaaaaacaaagtatgACGGCAAGCTTCtccatgcaaaaaaaaaaataatctgaccTCCCACACAGGACACTAATCCATCGACAGGGATGTCTAAAGACTGACTTGAATTAAGGACTATCTTGCTGAACCCAATAGCATTGTGCATTTTTGTTGCTATTTGAAGATAGCGACTGgacatttatttaatgtttttgctgtggaaggaagggaggaaggatgAACGGAAACATGGAAATGTGTTTGTGGTTTTCATGATTAAGGTCCAAGAGTTGACCAGTGCTCTCAAAGTGCCATTTAAGTTGCAAACACTGAGGGCTAAATGGGCACATCCTAATGTCCATATCCTTAGTCACAGCTAACTGTATTGAGTGTCCGTAGAAAGGTATAACACAACTCCATATCAATCAAAACTCAGTAGCTCTACCCTGAGTCTTGGACGACTGAGTTCTAAAGAGTTGGCCAACTGACCGAGAAATCCCTGAGGTGAAGGTAAGAAGTAGGAGGTAGCACAAGCAACTCCATGTAATGGTAAAAATTCTCAATGAGGAATCGTAATTTTGTGACTAGTACGTCTCTTCGGCGAGTTTCCAAGTTGCATGTCCACAGTCACTGTGATCTCTGCTCTTCTGTTAAGTGCCGATGCGGCCGACTCCATCCCCTGCTTCgcatccaacacacacacaaacactccacCACGTCTCTGGCACTGGGCAGCAAACATACAACTTCTGGTTTTCATAAGACATCCCAGAGTTGTGTTTCAGGACTAACAATATCAAGAAAAACACGGCTAATACCCCAGAAAGAAAAGTCAAGAAAAACAATCCGGTCTCTGTCAGTTTCACTGACTGTGAAAGTGCAGTGTATTCGAGTGCACGCTGGATGCCAACGTCTCTAAAGTCTTTCAGTCTGCTGGGTTTATTTCGGGCCACCACATGACGTGAGTAGCAATATAGTTTTTATGGATCTGGGTTCCAGAGAACGGATGCTGGATTTCACTTTCAAATCCAGGGAAAGTTTAACAATTCTGGCTTGAGTCGATATATTTCAGGCTTTGTATGCTGTACAACCCGCAAgtgttattttctgttgttcagttttgctgttgtttttggtcCATCCAGTCCATTTCACACGGTTTCCTTCGTCTTCCCAGGCAGCCTGCTGAGAGGACATGCTGGATAAATTAAACATGTGTTTCCAGTCGACGGTTGCATCCTTTAATCAGCACCTTCTGGCTCTTCCAATACGACAGTCAGGGGCCTCTTTTACAAGTCATTTCTCCCACTTCGACCGGTGAGCACAAAAACAGTGGCTTCACCAGCACACTGGCCTCATGCAGGATGACAGGATGTTTTAAATTCAAGAACAAATATGAGGCCATCAAACACGGATGTCGCTTGCCTAGGAAAACTCCATCTGTCAGGTTGTTTGCCGTGCGCTCACCACACGAAGGGCTGCGGCAGAAAGTGTGTTTAGGCAGCTTCATATGGATGTAAGTGAATGTTTGATTTAATTCAATCAGTCTAATGGAAGCAGCTCTGTTTCATGTGAGTATTCAAGAGTGGGGTGGAAGCTCCTGGGTGAACGACATGTTTACATTCTGAACCAAAAGTTTACAATCACAGAGGAAGGTGGAAGAGCAGGCAGCATGGAGGAGTGGATGAGGCAAAGAGGGCGTGTGGGGAGGGACACAGAAGCTCCCTTTGCCTGCAGTGGAATCACAAATTTATTCATAAAAGTCTGAAGCAGAAGGTTGTCTGGCAACTATTTCATGTGATCTGGTTTTTAGTGTTGACAGCAAGTGATCGGATGCTAGCTGTTTAGTAAAAAGCTCAACATGGATGTCAATAAGAACTAACACACAAATGTACAATGAGCTGTCATTCAGAAAGTAATGAATATCTAATTCAAGAAAAAGTAACATGATGCATGCGCCATCTGTTCTTTAGTCACCCTCCCCGCTGTTAGACTGCTGTCTGTTTATACAGTATGTGAATGGCAGCTGCTGATGCCAAGCCCCATTCTACCTGTAATTTAGACACATTTAGATCACGGAAGGCTGTATGACACCAACCTAGGCATCACATTAAGTTCCAACCAAACATTTACGCATAGGTtcaccaatgaggtgtcagctgaaacaagcctgACTGACAAATTATTACAGTCTTCAGATGCCTGATTGGTGAGATGGTGTCATTTTCAATCTACGAAACCTGCATGCAATGTGGTACATTTGTGGCTCAGTTTGAGACACATACAAGTCCTTACCTTTTGAATGTACCTTTTCTAACTGTATTTCATTTGTCCTATGTTCTAGTACTGCACGTTTTTCCTATAAAACTTTATGTTTACTGCTCTTTCTACTAGGTTCTGACAATTGTTCTGcaaatttgctttgtttttttctctataATATATCTTTACAGTAGAAAAGTTATTCAATGctgtgatttttcttttgtctaTCAAGCATTTTGTATTATATGTAATGATAAATTTGTTTCATACTTCCTTATGAGTTTCTCTTGATGTTGACTCACATGTTGCGATAACTCACGCAACAATAATATCGAACTGCTGTCAATGTTTTGGTCTCAGCTTATGGGGATTGTGCATTTATTGTTTGTTCCGAAGAGAGTGTGTGATAGAGATGCTGTGGGTGTTTGTGACAGGACCGCGTGGGGGGCAATGTGTGTTTGCTTCTGATGcacattttaaacacaaatcaggtcgacacacacacacacacacacactgacacacacaccttccgGATGGATCCACATCTGGGAGCAATGAAGTCTGCATGTGTGTTAAGTATTTGGGCAATTGGGGAGATGAGGGAAGTGTTTCTGAGCGCGGAGGGTGCTCTCTGAGGGTCTTGAAAACTCACAGAGCCAAACACTGTGATCCATACCAGCGCAGCCGGGCTTCGGGCCAGACCCCTGGACCCCAGTGGTTCCCACCCCCCTCTACCTTGCAGACAGAGTCTCCTCCGAAAAcgaaggtcagatggttgtgATTCAGGGAGCGAGACCACCAGGGATCAGGAGGGTTCGTGTAAATCAACGTGTCATCATATAAAGATTTCACCGCTGCTTCTACATCTCTCCTCTCATTTCTTCACTTTTCTCACTCTCCATTTCAAAGTCTTGGCTTCTACTGCATCCTTGACAGTGGGGCTATTATAAATTTATTTGAAAAGAAACTCAGGTTCCAGCTCAGTCCAACATATGAAGACAGATACACTCCTTCCCTGACTATGCTGGAATATAAACATTAACTCGGCTTATGTTTCAACCAGGCTTCACGCTGAACGATCTCGTTATTCTTTGCTCGCCCATAACAACACACAGAAATCAAATATCTCAAATGACCTTTGAACCTAAAACAACCGTGGAACCATTTCGTCACTGCTTCCTCTTGGTTTCATAGTCTCATCGTGACAGAACAAATATGAAAATTAGCAACTAAAAGTCTGACAAttgagaattttatttatttatttatttatttttaatgtttcagaGGACAAGACAAAGCACTATAGCTCTGAatcaagaaaacaacaaaacatcactGTTTATTAAAGTTATCaagtaggaaaaaaaagaataagaagTTCTTTCTGAAGTCATCAGAGACTTGCACATGAGGTGCTGCACTTTACTGTTCTTTGATACACTTCACCAACTCTCAACCTAACCAGAGTGTGGTGGTGGATAGGGTTGACAAGTCTGGCCAGCTAAagataatatattttaatgcaGTGACATGCATTCCACATCTATCTGAGGGTGGTAAACGGCCCCTGGGCCAGACTTTGGACAGACCAATCTGTTTTGAAGTTTAAGTCTTGCATTGTGGTGACTCAACTTCCCAACAGGGTGTGTGGTCAACACCCTCTGACGGTTACTGTCCGGCTCAGGACGCAGAGTGTTTTCGGAGGTCTACCTCTCTGGTGTAGGTCGGTAGGAAAGAGTTGAGAGATGCGtgtgaagggaaagaagaagaggtGTGGCACTTCACACGGTTGAGCAGTGAGAAGTGACTCGTCAGAGTTTCCTGAGAGAAACTCCGCAGTTGAAATGACAGAGAGCGACGTCCTTCTGACTGTCTCTGTGGTCTGCTCTAAGCCAAACCTCTAATTTGTCTGTTTGCTCCTTGCGTGCAACTGTTTGGCAAAAATAACTACATTTTTCTGTCTTAATGATTATCAGCTTGTTCTCAACAGCCCTTGTGGAGTGATTCAGAAGTTTTGAAAGATCATTACGCACTCTGCTGCTGGAGACCAGAGCGGACGACTGATGATGGTGGAAAAGATACAAGGACAAGAAGAACAGACCCTGATTCTTGGCAGATGggggatggaaataaatgaaaataaatgagggGACAACAATAGCTTTTACCACATAtaggttatttttatttatttatttattttttggttttaataaaattatatttttgtgaAAACAATCCCAGCATATACTGAGCTATCAGgtttataattaataataataacatgattTGCACTGATAAAGTATGACAATACAATACATAGATGACAAttcaaggaaaataaaaactaatCGTGAAACTGGTCCATGAGGACAATTAGAGTAGACAGAAATGTGAAAAGATGATtctgaaatctgttttttttccaaccaaatGTTATGAGGAAAGATATTAAAatatgagatttaaaaaaaacatgttcaataatcaaatgaaaaataatcagttgttaatataataaaaacacaatatttaacaAATAAAATTCATTACACAGTAATTACAAATTACACAGGAGGCTTAACCTTAATTTAACTTGGTCCAACCAGTCAGCTCCACATTATTATCTAAAACGATTTAATCAATGAAGGGTTGTGTACAtggtaaaatgtgtgtgtgtgtggattgcTTCCACCCATCCCCTCTTATCCAATGGGAAAATCTGCAGCGGGCCACATGTGTGGCTTTATCAGTCAGCTACCAGGGGTCCACAGCTCCGCCCTGTCTTCATCAGATcattaaacatcagggtggggTGAACTTCAACTCTGACCCCTGAGTACAAATGTAAAGGACGATGCACAATTATTatgtggacttttttttttcatttttaataacattttgTACCTTTGATATTTCATATGGCATTTCTATGACATGTGTattatatttttgcattttgtcTCTTAATTGCACTTAAACATtgctaaaatgaagaaaatgtatttcttgaTAAACCATTTAAGATTTATAAAAAGTCGTAAGATTGATAATGTTGAAACTaagtttacatttttctttaaatgtttcCACTAAAAAACTCATAAATGCTCATGCCTCAAattcacaaaaatgtaaaagaaactAAGTTCACTATTGCTCTATTTTTGTCTCTAAAAATGCCATCTTTATTTATCCCAAAACATTCTCATCCCACCtcttaattttttaaaaacacaatctgCTAAAACGTATTATCCACCTCTTACATTAgattattttgtcattgttctccaataaaaactaaaccataattcattcatttcttctgtTCCGTTCATTGAGGCTCTCGTCTCCCAGCACCTCCATTTGATCATGAAGCCTtttgttgaaaagaaaagttgCACAACATGAAACCTTTTGCATCTGAGTAGCTCCTCCTGTGGCACAGATGAGGCGAGAATAAACAACCACTCATTCAGCTGCTTTTCTttgaacaagcacacacacacacagacgtgggacacacagcaaacacagtCATTATCTCAGCCTGGTCTTTCCCTAAACACAACCAGCACCAGTAAGACAGACTCTCGCATCAAAGAGTGCTGCGACTCCTTCACCACCGAGTCAGGGCCAGCATTTACACCAGGACACCACCCAACTAAGGCGGTTCAGAGAGGACTCACGCAACTGCACCTCAGCAGAGTTCTAGCTGGACATGCAGTCAGAGTCCCTGCCAGACTTTCAGACGTAATTAATCTCATTTCCCCTCAAAATGAGTACAGACGCTGCGGCCGATTGCAGGGCTGTTCTCTGGTAGGCTTTTCTCCCAGCAGCCTTCAGGGCTTGTAATAGGTTAAGACTTTTGTAGCGGCAGAACGCCTCCCGCGAGGAAGTCATCCTCTTACTTTGTTTTTGCTACTTAgatagatatttttttaaatcatgtcacTGCTCTGCGCAAAATTTATATCCAGTGCCTTCTTTTATAAAGGTTATGGCCAGTTAGTTTACTATGTAGCATAAATGCAACAACAAACTGAAACACTAAGTCTAAGGCTAAGTGATGGACTCCAGCTTGTTACGTACATCTGGGTTGACAAATCTGGAATAATGAATTTTTGTTTCGAAGACAAGGACAAGTGGGACATTGACAGCAAAGTAATATACTAAGAAGTGTACTGCTACATCACATGTCAAAGGCCCGTGGGTCGAATCAGGCCagtcatttcatgttgtgaaacaAGAGGATTTAATAAGCGCCGTATCTTGAGAAAAATGCTGATATTGTGTGACATTAAACAACAGCGTGAATTAGATTCAAACATAAACATTGCAACATAACCTAACAGAACATAAGGACAATCTCCACTCACCAAATGTAGAAAAACAATGCACTCTTTAACAACGCAGCAAATCATAGTAAATATAATGAAGAAAGAAGAATCCCCCACTAAGCAGCTGAGTCAGAGCTGATGTCATGGTGTGTCGGAACtggttagcttggtggctaatgctacaaacagatGCTGTGAACCTCGGCAAAAGTTGGCAAAAACATTAACAAACAAACACTCTTATTTATTAGTTGAACATTTCTGCTCAATTTCAGTGAGAGAAAATCCACCTGAACACTGTCCTGCGACAACAGAATGCACACACTTCATTTTCAACTATTTTCCTTTCTCCATCGGCATCAGAATCAGAACACAGCAACGTCGGGGAGGAGAGGTGCATCCGAGTAGCTCGCGAgtctgtgtttgactgagacACAGGGTGACGGCTGACAGTTGAGACTGACTAGAAATTTTCCACTTATGATTATTAATCGCGGTCGATTAATAGCACAGCCTTCTGCACCACAAGGAGCCGTCAAACCACTTCTCTTTTGacaataaatctgaaaaagaCAACAGAACAAACGGCGAAAATCTGGCAGAAGAAACAACAAGCAAGATGCTGACATTACTGACATGTGTTTCATAGAGGTGCGGGGATTTACCTGTGGCAGTACTTTTGCAGAAATACTCCTCCCTAACACATTACTCCCACGAACACCTGTCAaactgacactgacacacatccGTCAAGTGCTTTGATGCGGGCGGTGAACTTTAAGGTGTTTCTCACGGCCGTCCCCACTCTGCTCTCACTCAAGTGGTCAGACATTACACAGAGCTGGACACTGGTGACACATCAACAGCAGCACAAGCTCACACCCACTCTCAATAACTACCTGGCTCTCCAGGCTGACTGGAGGTGGTACACTGAGGCTTTCTTTGCATATATGTTCTGtccaaccaaagcaaacagcagtAACTCTGAGTGCTAAATCTGCTTCCCTGTCTAAAACAGAACCGTGCATGTTTATGGGGGACAGTTAAActtctgtttttaaaatcagGTTTATGAGCTGCTTGCATGGGAAAAACCCCAAGAATTATAAGATATGCTGTATATGAAGATGCATTTAAGGTTAGAGGTCTTGTTAAATAGGTGGAACTTTTAAATGCTGCTGATGCATCAGCCTCAGTGAGCCTTAGTTCTGAGGATAATGTTTTTAACCACAGATTTTTCTTTAGTATGTGGGTTTCTTTTCATGCACTGATAGCAACACTGCGACCCTGTTGTAGCTTTAATAAGTCTACATGCTGACCTTTCTACTCTAAATGGATTCTACTGGCAACAGTTCCAAATAAACTGCACTAAGGCTTCGGAGCCTTACATGACAAATAACAAATCTAATTTGTAGATCCAACAAGCATCGAAAGAAATAAATCAGTGCTGATCAACAGTCATTTTTTAAGCATGATTTTAGGAAGAGAAAAGACTAGTTACTGTTTGAACAAAACTTGTGCTTGTTGATCTGAATGGATCAATGTTTTTACCAAGGACCTTTACATGCTTTTGATCAATCAGCTCTTTGTCCTTCTGTCAACACCATTTATTAAGATTGTTGCATTCAAATCAAGTAAAGGTACCATAATTTCTGGAACTATGTCGCTACAGtaacatatggatttttacaggctagaGTCTCATGTTGCCAAAATGTTGAGGAAATCGCAGGCGTTTTATTGAACTTAGAGCGCTCAAAATGGGTTGTTGTCGCCTGCGTGTttgcagctccgccaacagagccgaccTCCTGAGGACCgcagacaagaagcagcaacTGAGACCAGCgatggtgtcggaacttcggacacacgggtgaaaacgccgcattttgagtgctttaatgtcaataaaagatgtgaggagttcatgattcacgTTCAGAgcattgcagagtttgtttcagtGTCAGTGTTGATGCCGgaacccattttcaaaactagtttagaagtgatcctcatgcattttgaagcaccactgacctttctacggtgcagacagcaccactgcacccacagcttatgtatgaacaagacctattttccttcttaaatttagtgggtgcagctactATTCCGGTGCGCTCGAACACATGGTACATTTATGTGAAAGAACTTCCATAAAAAGGCAAAAACATCAACAGGTACATTTAAAAT
It contains:
- the LOC128764012 gene encoding heparan sulfate glucosamine 3-O-sulfotransferase 6-like, giving the protein MGCRTWSAGFNFGHLKVQSKSVFFTMIVLFTYLIYCLNGFCDSLPRPVFDRQTHPKIKILSKNDGKDASPNDASAVSLVRDQLSDSKENHVQSNNISIANNYGSKKFPQAIIIGVKKGGTRALLEFLRIHPDVRAVGAEPHFFDRFYDKGLEWYRSLMPRTLEGQITMEKTPSYFITREAPRRVYSMSRNTKLIVVVRDPVTRAVSDYTQTVSKSPGLPSFENLAFRNATTGLIDTSWSAVRIGIYAKHLENWLRFFPLSRFLFVSGERLVSDPAGEMGRVQDFLGLKRVVTDKHFYFNQTKGFPCLKKPEGSSRPRCLGKSKGRTHPQIPSEVLLRLRDFYRPFNLKFYQMTGLDFGWD